One genomic region from Stackebrandtia nassauensis DSM 44728 encodes:
- a CDS encoding LysR family transcriptional regulator — MQLPQLKSFVTVCDTRHFTRAAELLHVAQPSLSQQIKALEHELGTPLFRRARGNITPTDAGAALLPVARRILADTELAYREVADTVDLRRGRVRLGAPPSLCASLVPDIFRVFHDRYPGVELTVDEGGSQDLVRTLTDGELDLALIITHQTGRPAALRVAELLHENLVVASAPQLPPPGKRARITVADLRDQPLVMFRRGYDLRESTITACREAGFEPTFTVEGGEMDAVLGFVRAGLGLAVVPSMVAERSGLRITRFTRSGPERTIAIAHRRDVQPPRAARELHRMLLEHLRSADANGELPPETTLLAEAFAPAE, encoded by the coding sequence ATGCAGTTGCCGCAACTGAAATCCTTCGTCACAGTCTGTGACACAAGGCACTTCACCAGGGCCGCCGAACTGCTCCACGTCGCCCAACCCTCGCTGTCACAGCAGATCAAGGCCCTGGAACACGAACTGGGCACCCCCCTGTTCCGCCGCGCCCGGGGCAACATCACCCCCACCGACGCCGGAGCCGCGTTGTTGCCGGTGGCCCGCCGCATCCTGGCCGACACCGAACTGGCCTACCGCGAAGTCGCCGACACCGTCGACCTGCGCCGCGGCCGCGTCCGACTCGGCGCACCACCCAGCCTGTGCGCCAGCCTCGTACCCGACATCTTCCGCGTCTTCCACGACCGCTACCCCGGCGTCGAACTCACCGTCGACGAAGGCGGCTCGCAGGACCTCGTGCGCACCCTCACCGACGGCGAACTCGACCTGGCACTCATCATCACCCACCAAACCGGCCGCCCCGCCGCCCTGCGGGTCGCCGAACTCCTGCACGAGAACCTCGTCGTCGCCTCGGCCCCCCAACTCCCACCCCCGGGCAAACGCGCCCGCATCACCGTCGCCGACCTGCGCGACCAACCCCTCGTCATGTTCCGGCGCGGCTACGACCTCCGCGAATCCACCATCACCGCCTGCCGCGAAGCCGGATTCGAACCCACCTTCACCGTCGAGGGCGGCGAGATGGACGCGGTCCTGGGTTTCGTCCGCGCCGGGCTCGGCCTCGCCGTCGTCCCCAGCATGGTCGCCGAACGCTCCGGCCTGCGCATCACCCGCTTCACCCGCTCCGGCCCGGAACGCACCATCGCCATCGCCCACCGCCGCGACGTCCAACCACCCCGAGCCGCCCGCGAACTGCACCGCATGCTGCTGGAGCACCTCCGCTCGGCCGACGCCAACGGCGAACTCCCACCCGAGACCACCCTGCTGGCCGAGGCCTTCGCCCCGGCCGAATGA